A genomic window from Alkalihalobacillus sp. AL-G includes:
- a CDS encoding tRNA threonylcarbamoyladenosine dehydratase translates to MLHQFSRNELAIGKEGLNVLENSTVAVLGVGGVGSFSAEALARSGVGRLILVDKDDVDITNVNRQLPALLSTVGQPKVDLMKERIADINPECKVEALKIFYTEETYEQFFEYPLDYVIDASDTITYKIHLMKECLKRNVSIISSMGVANKMDPTRLKIADISKTSYDPIAKVIRTRLRKERIHKGIDVVYSDEKPVKIKEEVRQDIVPDENTGIRKAKMPPSSNAFIPSMSGLMMAGYVINMLLEKGGIEIERLR, encoded by the coding sequence ATGCTACATCAATTTTCACGTAACGAGCTTGCAATAGGTAAAGAAGGTTTAAACGTACTTGAAAATTCAACAGTTGCTGTACTCGGAGTCGGGGGAGTAGGGTCCTTTTCTGCAGAAGCCCTCGCTCGATCAGGAGTCGGCAGACTGATTTTAGTCGATAAAGATGATGTCGATATCACAAATGTAAATCGACAACTGCCAGCACTTTTATCCACTGTCGGTCAGCCGAAAGTGGATTTGATGAAAGAACGAATTGCCGATATTAATCCAGAATGTAAAGTAGAAGCATTAAAGATTTTTTATACAGAAGAAACGTATGAGCAATTCTTTGAATATCCACTTGATTATGTAATTGATGCATCGGACACGATTACTTACAAAATTCATTTAATGAAGGAATGCTTGAAGCGTAACGTGTCTATCATCTCGAGTATGGGTGTAGCTAACAAAATGGATCCGACTCGCCTGAAGATCGCAGATATTTCAAAAACGAGCTATGATCCGATTGCAAAAGTGATCCGGACAAGGCTACGTAAAGAAAGGATTCATAAAGGCATTGACGTCGTTTATTCAGACGAAAAGCCGGTAAAGATCAAGGAGGAGGTACGACAGGATATCGTACCGGACGAGAATACGGGCATCCGTAAGGCGAAAATGCCACCTTCTTCCAACGCTTTCATCCCATCGATGTCTGGTCTGATGATGGCAGGCTATGTGATCAATATGCTATTGGAAAAAGGCGGAATCGAAATCGAACGGCTCCGTTAA
- the dtd gene encoding D-aminoacyl-tRNA deacylase yields the protein MRVVVQRASYGKVTVAGEVIGQIECGLVLLVGVTHEDTEEDVEFLVNKIPNLRIFEDDQGKMNRSLLDIEGQILSISQFTLFGDCRKGRRPNFMQAAKPEHAEALYHRFNQSLIEKGVHVETGEFGAMMDVQFNNQGPVTLILDTSE from the coding sequence TTGCGAGTAGTAGTACAACGTGCTTCGTACGGAAAAGTGACCGTTGCAGGTGAAGTAATCGGACAAATAGAGTGTGGTCTTGTCCTTCTTGTTGGTGTAACACATGAAGACACTGAGGAAGACGTAGAATTTCTTGTGAACAAAATCCCAAACCTTCGCATTTTTGAAGACGACCAAGGGAAAATGAATCGGTCATTACTAGATATTGAAGGGCAAATTTTGTCCATCTCCCAATTCACCCTATTTGGCGATTGTCGGAAAGGACGTCGGCCAAACTTCATGCAAGCAGCGAAACCCGAACATGCGGAAGCCCTTTATCATCGATTTAATCAAAGTCTGATTGAAAAAGGCGTTCACGTAGAAACAGGGGAGTTTGGTGCAATGATGGACGTGCAATTTAACAATCAAGGCCCAGTAACACTGATTCTCGATACATCTGAATGA
- a CDS encoding cysteine desulfurase family protein yields the protein MNAIYLDHAATSPTRPEVVDAMVPYFTTLYGNPSSIHQFGRNTRQALDEARRTIASSIHAQFNEIVFTSGGTESDNMAIIGAALSNQEKGKHIITSQIEHHAVLHAVEYLERHGFEVTYLPVDEEGIVQIEQLEQTLREDTILVTIMYGNNEVGSIQPIREIGSLLKEQEILFHTDAVQAFGSINIDVNELRVDLLSASSHKINGSKGNGFLYVRDGIRLEPRTFGGEQERKRRAGTENVPGIMGMSKAVELLFSEKNTRHENLRALKEKMLHAFDEADIRYVLNGPKEKALPHVLNVSFLGTKVESMLVNLDLAGIAASSGSACTAGSIEPSHVLAAMFDDTERMTSAIRFSFGYGNTMEDIEKAAKETVRIVRRLTS from the coding sequence ATGAATGCGATTTATTTAGACCATGCGGCAACTTCTCCGACACGTCCGGAAGTGGTTGATGCGATGGTCCCTTACTTTACAACTCTATATGGGAACCCTTCGAGTATTCACCAGTTTGGGAGAAATACGAGACAAGCATTGGACGAGGCGAGACGTACAATTGCTTCGAGTATCCATGCTCAATTCAACGAAATCGTGTTCACGAGTGGTGGCACCGAATCGGACAATATGGCGATTATTGGGGCAGCACTTTCGAATCAGGAAAAGGGCAAACACATTATTACGTCGCAAATCGAGCATCACGCTGTTCTACATGCTGTTGAATACCTCGAACGACACGGGTTTGAAGTGACCTATCTGCCTGTTGATGAGGAGGGAATCGTCCAAATTGAACAATTAGAACAAACGCTTCGTGAGGACACGATTCTCGTAACGATCATGTACGGAAACAATGAGGTAGGTTCGATTCAGCCGATAAGAGAAATCGGTTCTCTTTTAAAGGAGCAAGAGATTTTGTTCCATACAGATGCTGTGCAAGCATTTGGCAGCATTAATATCGATGTGAACGAGCTTAGAGTTGACTTGCTTTCTGCCTCGTCTCATAAGATTAACGGTTCGAAAGGGAATGGCTTTCTTTATGTGAGGGACGGCATTCGACTTGAGCCGCGTACGTTCGGTGGAGAACAGGAACGAAAACGTAGAGCTGGGACTGAAAATGTTCCGGGAATCATGGGGATGAGCAAAGCCGTTGAACTTCTTTTTTCGGAAAAGAATACACGACATGAAAATTTACGTGCTTTGAAAGAGAAAATGCTTCATGCTTTTGATGAAGCAGATATTCGATATGTCTTAAATGGTCCAAAGGAAAAAGCACTTCCACATGTATTAAACGTCAGTTTCCTTGGGACTAAAGTGGAGTCGATGCTTGTCAACCTGGATCTTGCTGGGATTGCGGCATCGAGTGGGTCAGCTTGTACGGCAGGTTCAATTGAACCGTCTCACGTACTTGCTGCCATGTTTGATGATACAGAGCGGATGACATCAGCCATTCGTTTTAGTTTTGGATATGGAAATACGATGGAAGACATCGAAAAGGCGGCTAAAGAGACGGTCCGGATCGTTCGTCGATTAACATCGTAG
- a CDS encoding RsfA family transcriptional regulator, translating into MTNIRQDAWSEEDDLLLAETVLRHVREGSTQLLAFEEVGDKLDRTSAAVGFRWNAIVRKKYEQALKIARRQRKERKRAVAEQPTQTPAKAKANAYQSRLDDPIDFENYHPLSEPKSRSMVRDEVSEANITRERENAVENKVTEPEMVHKLVNETAPSRSNGRITLDSVIEFLQNLNVEQTTNSSSLQQQNDRLERECKALQRENNKLEASLNELTENFSALKDDYQALLQIMDRARRMVLLQDQEELASPKFKMDKNGNLEKLAK; encoded by the coding sequence ATGACAAACATTAGACAAGATGCATGGTCAGAAGAAGACGATCTTTTATTAGCAGAAACTGTATTAAGGCATGTACGTGAAGGCAGTACCCAACTTCTTGCATTTGAAGAGGTAGGAGATAAGCTTGATCGCACCTCTGCTGCCGTTGGATTTCGTTGGAATGCGATTGTTCGTAAAAAGTATGAACAAGCGTTGAAAATTGCCCGCCGGCAACGCAAAGAGAGAAAACGGGCTGTGGCAGAACAGCCGACACAAACGCCGGCTAAAGCAAAGGCTAATGCTTATCAATCTCGTTTAGATGATCCAATAGACTTCGAAAACTACCATCCGCTATCTGAACCCAAAAGCAGAAGTATGGTACGGGATGAAGTTTCTGAAGCGAACATCACTAGAGAACGAGAAAATGCGGTGGAGAACAAGGTAACCGAACCGGAGATGGTACACAAACTAGTAAATGAAACGGCACCGTCTCGTTCCAACGGCCGTATCACCCTTGATTCTGTTATTGAGTTTTTACAAAATCTGAATGTTGAACAAACGACGAATTCTTCCTCATTACAGCAGCAAAACGACCGTCTGGAACGGGAATGCAAAGCCTTGCAAAGGGAAAATAATAAGCTGGAAGCTTCATTAAATGAATTAACTGAAAACTTTTCAGCTTTGAAGGATGACTACCAAGCTCTGTTACAAATCATGGATCGAGCTAGACGAATGGTACTGCTCCAAGATCAAGAAGAGCTTGCATCACCAAAATTCAAAATGGACAAAAACGGAAATTTAGAGAAGCTTGCAAAATAA
- the hisS gene encoding histidine--tRNA ligase: protein MSFQIPRGTQDILPGEVEKWQIIEEKAKELCRNYNYHEIRTPIFEHTELFQRGVGDSTDIVQKEMYTFKDRGDRNLTLRPEGTASTVRAYVQNKLYGEAQQPTKLYYIGPMFRYERPQKGRNRQFVQFGIEALGSNDPAIDAEVIALAMQLYQELGLKHLKLVVNSLGDKESRQAHKDALVKHFTPVISELCGDCQNRIETNPLRILDCKKDRDHETMKTAPSILDYLNDESREFFENVKSYLEEMDVSYEVDPTLVRGLDYYNHTAFEIMSEAPGFGAITTLSGGGRYNGLVEDIGGPETPGIGFAMSLERFLLALEAEQVELPVQTVLDCYMITLGEKTKKQSISLLNELRKAGLQVDRDYLDKKMKAQFKAADRLNARYVLVLGEDELDKGVINIKDMASGVQVEVKIEEAKDYVLKQLEGGR, encoded by the coding sequence ATGAGTTTTCAGATTCCAAGAGGAACCCAGGATATATTGCCAGGGGAAGTTGAAAAATGGCAGATAATTGAGGAAAAAGCAAAAGAACTATGTAGGAATTACAATTATCACGAAATTCGAACACCGATTTTTGAACACACTGAGCTCTTTCAACGTGGAGTTGGAGACAGCACTGATATAGTACAGAAAGAAATGTATACGTTCAAAGATCGTGGTGATCGCAACCTCACCCTGCGTCCGGAAGGAACTGCATCAACGGTTCGTGCGTATGTTCAGAACAAGCTTTATGGTGAAGCTCAACAACCGACAAAATTGTATTATATCGGTCCGATGTTCCGCTATGAGCGGCCGCAAAAAGGCAGAAACCGCCAATTCGTCCAGTTCGGGATTGAAGCTTTAGGAAGCAATGACCCAGCGATCGATGCCGAAGTCATTGCACTTGCAATGCAGCTTTACCAGGAGCTTGGACTCAAACACCTTAAACTCGTCGTCAATTCACTCGGTGATAAAGAAAGCAGGCAGGCACACAAGGACGCATTGGTGAAGCATTTCACACCAGTAATCAGTGAGCTTTGCGGGGATTGCCAGAATCGCATCGAAACGAACCCATTACGAATACTGGATTGTAAAAAGGATCGCGATCACGAAACGATGAAAACCGCTCCTTCGATACTTGATTACTTGAATGACGAATCCAGGGAATTTTTCGAGAATGTAAAATCTTATCTTGAGGAAATGGACGTTTCATATGAAGTAGATCCAACACTCGTTCGTGGATTGGATTATTATAACCATACGGCATTTGAAATCATGAGTGAAGCACCAGGATTTGGTGCTATTACGACGTTAAGCGGTGGTGGACGCTACAACGGACTAGTTGAGGACATTGGCGGTCCGGAAACGCCAGGGATTGGCTTTGCGATGAGCTTGGAGAGATTTTTGCTGGCTCTAGAGGCAGAACAGGTGGAATTACCAGTTCAAACAGTGCTGGACTGTTACATGATTACACTTGGAGAAAAAACGAAAAAACAGAGTATATCACTTTTAAATGAGCTTCGAAAAGCAGGCTTACAGGTCGATCGTGATTATTTAGATAAAAAGATGAAAGCACAATTTAAAGCTGCAGACCGACTCAATGCCCGTTATGTACTTGTTCTTGGTGAAGATGAACTTGATAAAGGAGTCATCAATATCAAGGATATGGCTAGCGGTGTACAGGTAGAAGTAAAGATTGAAGAAGCAAAGGATTATGTGTTGAAGCAACTTGAAGGAGGACGTTAG
- the aspS gene encoding aspartate--tRNA ligase: MIGRTHHCGKISEKHINEAVQLKGWVQKRRDLGGLIFIDFRDRSGIVQVVFNPEHSKEATELAERIRNEYVLDIKGTVVARAERTINENMPTGKIEILAQSVEILNAAKTPPFVISNDSEITEDVRLKYRYLDLRRPKMQETFKLRSKVTKQIRDFLDGYEFLEMETPMLTKSTPEGARDYLVPSRVHPGSFYALPQSPQIFKQLLMVSGYERYYQIVRCFRDEDLRADRQPEFTQIDIETSFMDVEDLMAMTEEMMTSIMTETKGVALETPIPRMTYAEAINRYGSDKPDTRFEMELVNVSEIVKQSDFKVFASTVENGGEVKGINVKGNADNYSRKDIDQLTEFVNVYGAKGLAWLKVEEEGLKGPIAKFFSDEIQKELVGAFGAQQGDLLLFVADNPTVVAESLGALRLKLGKELGLIDKSKFNFLWVVDFPLLEYDEDANRYVAAHHPFTMPKAEDLHLLETEPEIVRAQAYDLVLNGYELGGGSQRIYKKDMQERMFKALGFTIEQAYEEFGFLLEAFEYGTPPHGGIALGLDRLVMILAGRSNLRDTIAFPKTASASDLLTNAPNKVSARQLEDLHLKVTKKETISNKQ; encoded by the coding sequence ATGATCGGAAGAACACATCATTGCGGGAAAATAAGTGAAAAACATATAAATGAAGCGGTTCAGCTAAAAGGGTGGGTGCAAAAACGCCGTGATCTGGGAGGATTGATTTTCATTGATTTCCGTGATCGTTCGGGTATTGTTCAAGTTGTATTCAATCCTGAACATTCGAAAGAAGCAACTGAACTTGCTGAACGGATTCGAAATGAATATGTCCTTGATATAAAAGGAACCGTTGTTGCTCGAGCGGAACGAACAATCAATGAAAACATGCCAACAGGTAAAATTGAGATTCTTGCGCAATCGGTTGAAATCCTGAACGCAGCAAAAACTCCGCCATTCGTTATTTCGAATGATTCTGAGATCACCGAAGATGTCCGGTTGAAATACCGTTATCTCGACTTAAGACGTCCGAAGATGCAAGAAACGTTCAAGCTTAGAAGCAAAGTAACGAAGCAGATCCGTGATTTTCTAGACGGGTATGAATTTCTTGAAATGGAAACACCGATGCTTACGAAAAGTACACCAGAAGGAGCAAGGGACTATCTAGTTCCAAGTCGTGTCCACCCTGGCAGCTTTTACGCACTACCGCAGTCACCGCAAATTTTCAAGCAGCTGCTGATGGTTTCCGGTTACGAGCGTTATTATCAAATTGTACGTTGCTTCCGTGATGAAGATTTACGAGCAGATCGCCAGCCTGAATTTACACAAATCGATATCGAGACATCGTTCATGGACGTAGAGGATCTGATGGCGATGACAGAAGAAATGATGACTTCTATCATGACGGAAACAAAAGGAGTAGCATTAGAAACACCGATTCCGAGAATGACATATGCAGAAGCGATAAACCGGTATGGATCGGATAAACCAGATACTCGTTTTGAAATGGAGCTTGTCAACGTTTCAGAAATTGTAAAACAATCGGACTTCAAAGTGTTCGCTTCTACCGTTGAGAATGGCGGAGAAGTAAAAGGGATTAATGTAAAAGGCAATGCGGACAACTATTCCCGTAAAGATATCGATCAACTGACAGAGTTTGTTAATGTGTATGGAGCAAAAGGCCTTGCTTGGTTGAAGGTCGAAGAGGAAGGCTTGAAGGGTCCGATTGCGAAGTTTTTCTCAGATGAGATCCAGAAGGAATTGGTTGGAGCATTCGGTGCCCAACAAGGAGATTTGCTGTTATTCGTTGCAGACAATCCGACTGTCGTGGCGGAAAGCCTTGGTGCCTTACGTTTAAAACTCGGAAAAGAATTAGGTTTGATCGATAAAAGCAAGTTTAACTTCCTTTGGGTCGTAGACTTCCCGCTACTCGAGTATGATGAGGATGCAAATCGCTATGTGGCAGCCCACCATCCATTTACGATGCCGAAAGCGGAAGATCTTCACCTTCTTGAAACAGAGCCTGAAATCGTTCGTGCCCAGGCGTATGACCTTGTTTTGAACGGTTATGAACTAGGTGGAGGATCGCAAAGGATTTATAAAAAGGACATGCAGGAGCGAATGTTTAAAGCGCTTGGCTTTACAATAGAGCAAGCGTATGAGGAATTCGGCTTCCTGCTTGAAGCATTTGAATATGGAACGCCGCCACACGGTGGAATCGCACTCGGACTTGACCGTCTTGTCATGATTTTAGCAGGTCGTTCAAATCTACGGGATACGATTGCGTTTCCGAAAACCGCAAGTGCAAGCGACCTGCTGACGAACGCTCCAAATAAGGTAAGTGCCCGTCAGTTAGAGGACCTCCATTTGAAGGTGACGAAAAAAGAAACGATTTCGAACAAGCAATAA
- a CDS encoding lipopolysaccharide assembly protein LapB, producing the protein MSENHNDLGIQYMQEGNYEEAAKAFHRALEENPEDPIIYTNFGNLLERVGEYDKAMGFYDKAIALNDNLPAAYYGAGIVFYKVEQYDDAIDLFNTAIQKGLSDPDSHFMLGMSFSQLGDSRRAMPHLQLAAEKNPDDTEAVFQYGLTLGKLQLFDEAIHALEQVVQKETDHADAYYNLGVAYMYKELYDQAYQMFTHAVESQPDHLLAHNGKKQADEMRYTK; encoded by the coding sequence ATGTCGGAAAACCATAATGACTTAGGAATTCAATATATGCAAGAAGGAAATTATGAGGAAGCAGCGAAAGCATTTCATAGAGCACTTGAAGAGAACCCGGAAGATCCGATTATCTATACAAACTTTGGTAACCTCCTGGAGCGGGTGGGGGAGTATGACAAAGCGATGGGCTTCTATGATAAAGCGATCGCACTGAACGATAATTTACCTGCTGCTTACTACGGGGCAGGTATCGTTTTTTATAAAGTAGAGCAATACGATGATGCAATCGATCTTTTCAACACAGCGATTCAAAAAGGACTCTCTGATCCGGATTCACACTTTATGCTCGGTATGAGCTTTTCACAGTTAGGGGATTCTCGTCGAGCGATGCCGCATTTACAATTAGCAGCGGAGAAAAATCCGGATGACACAGAAGCCGTGTTCCAATATGGTCTTACTCTGGGAAAATTACAATTGTTCGATGAGGCGATCCATGCTCTCGAACAGGTCGTTCAAAAAGAGACAGATCATGCGGATGCTTACTACAATCTTGGTGTCGCATATATGTATAAGGAGTTATATGACCAAGCGTATCAAATGTTTACGCATGCTGTCGAATCTCAGCCTGACCATTTACTTGCTCACAATGGTAAAAAACAGGCTGACGAGATGCGGTATACTAAATAA
- the cymR gene encoding cysteine metabolism transcriptional regulator CymR — MKISTKGRYGLTIMMALAKKHGEGPTSLKSIAQDNDLSEHYLEQLIGPLRNAGLVNSIRGAYGGYILSKDPENITAGDIIRVLEGPISPVEVMDNEEPAKRDLWIKIRDAVKDVLDNTTLEELASYSRDDDQEPYMFYI, encoded by the coding sequence ATGAAGATTTCAACTAAGGGACGATACGGATTAACAATTATGATGGCTTTAGCTAAAAAGCATGGAGAAGGTCCAACTTCCCTAAAATCAATCGCTCAAGACAACGATTTGTCAGAGCATTATCTTGAACAACTCATCGGACCACTTCGGAACGCAGGTCTTGTCAATAGTATCCGCGGTGCATACGGAGGGTATATTTTATCCAAGGATCCGGAAAACATAACCGCAGGGGATATCATCCGGGTTCTCGAAGGTCCAATCAGTCCAGTTGAAGTGATGGATAATGAAGAACCCGCAAAACGCGATCTTTGGATTAAAATCCGTGATGCGGTAAAAGATGTATTAGATAATACAACACTTGAGGAACTCGCTTCTTATAGTAGGGATGATGATCAGGAACCATACATGTTCTACATTTAA
- the mnmA gene encoding tRNA 2-thiouridine(34) synthase MnmA, producing MRRPEETRVVVGMSGGVDSSVAALLLKEQGYDVIGIFMKNWDDTDENGVCTATEDYEDVIRVCNQLGIPYYAVNFEKEYWDKVFTYFLDEYKAGRTPNPDVMCNKEIKFKAFLEHAMSLGADYVATGHYARVDKRDGETVMLRGVDENKDQTYFLNQLDQSQISKVLFPIGEYNKPEIREIAGRANLATAKKKDSTGICFIGERNFKEFLSQYLPAQKGEMQTLEGERKGTHDGLMYYTIGQRHGLGIGGDGDPWFVVGKDLENNILFVDQGFHNDRLYSEKLTAVKVGWVSGKEMPEELRCTAKFRYRQPDRSVTVKKVSNQKYEVIFDEPQRAITPGQAVVFYDGDVCLGGGTIDDVYKNGSVISYL from the coding sequence ATGAGGCGACCGGAAGAAACAAGGGTAGTCGTAGGTATGTCAGGTGGGGTCGATTCATCAGTGGCTGCACTTTTATTAAAGGAACAAGGGTATGACGTAATCGGGATATTCATGAAAAATTGGGATGATACAGATGAAAATGGTGTCTGTACAGCTACTGAGGATTATGAAGATGTCATTCGCGTTTGTAATCAACTCGGAATCCCTTATTATGCAGTCAATTTTGAAAAAGAATACTGGGATAAAGTATTCACCTATTTCCTTGATGAATACAAAGCAGGTAGAACTCCGAACCCTGACGTCATGTGTAACAAGGAAATCAAGTTCAAAGCCTTTCTCGAGCATGCAATGAGTTTAGGTGCAGACTATGTTGCGACAGGACATTATGCTCGTGTCGACAAACGTGATGGTGAAACGGTCATGCTCCGCGGGGTTGATGAAAATAAAGATCAAACGTATTTCTTGAATCAGCTCGATCAATCACAGATTTCGAAGGTCCTATTTCCAATTGGTGAGTACAACAAACCGGAGATTAGGGAAATCGCCGGAAGGGCAAATCTTGCGACAGCAAAAAAGAAGGATAGTACAGGGATTTGTTTTATCGGTGAACGGAATTTCAAGGAGTTCTTGAGTCAATACCTCCCTGCGCAAAAAGGTGAAATGCAAACGCTTGAGGGTGAGAGGAAAGGTACTCATGACGGATTGATGTACTACACGATTGGTCAACGTCATGGACTTGGTATCGGTGGCGATGGGGACCCATGGTTTGTCGTTGGAAAAGACCTTGAGAACAATATTTTATTCGTCGATCAAGGCTTTCATAACGATCGATTGTATTCAGAAAAACTGACAGCAGTGAAGGTTGGTTGGGTTTCCGGAAAAGAAATGCCGGAGGAACTGCGTTGCACTGCAAAATTCCGTTACCGTCAGCCGGATCGATCGGTTACGGTGAAAAAGGTTTCGAATCAAAAATATGAAGTAATCTTCGATGAGCCGCAACGAGCCATTACACCAGGTCAGGCTGTAGTTTTTTATGATGGTGACGTTTGTCTTGGTGGCGGGACGATTGATGATGTTTATAAAAATGGTAGTGTGATTTCTTACCTATAA
- a CDS encoding AAA family ATPase: MDLFDVSEEKNFHGKPLADRMRPRTLDEFIGQEQIVGRGKLLRRAIEADQLSAMIFFGPPGTGKTTLSKIIANTTSAHFEQINAVTSGVGEIRTITSEAKDRLKMSVQKTLLFIDEIHRFNKSQQDALLPYVEDGTVILIGATTESPMFEINRALLSRSRLFRFEPLTDGHITKALQSAIDDPERGFGNYEVQAETDAIEHLVDVANGDARTALNALELAVLTTNPDENGVLNITLEIAEESIQQRVLQYDKKGDNHYDTISAFIKSIRGSDPDATLYWLAKMIYAGEDPRFIARRLYVHAAEDVGLADPNALLIAQAAAHAVDFIGMPEARIPLAEAALYLATAPKSNAVITAIDSALQTVKNEKIGQVPVHLRDAHYTGAKELGSGAGYKYPHDFQDGFVPQQYLPDHLLHKKFFHPTERGYEKSVSRRLDYFEERIRKGK, from the coding sequence ATGGATTTATTCGATGTATCAGAAGAAAAAAACTTCCATGGAAAACCGCTTGCCGATAGGATGAGACCACGAACATTGGATGAATTTATCGGACAAGAACAAATTGTCGGGCGTGGAAAACTTCTCAGAAGAGCAATTGAAGCAGATCAATTGTCGGCGATGATTTTTTTCGGACCTCCCGGAACAGGAAAAACGACCCTTTCAAAAATCATTGCCAATACGACCTCAGCTCATTTTGAACAAATCAATGCAGTCACATCCGGTGTTGGTGAAATACGAACGATTACATCTGAAGCAAAAGACCGTCTGAAAATGAGCGTACAGAAAACCCTGCTGTTCATTGATGAGATTCACCGCTTCAACAAAAGCCAGCAGGATGCCCTGTTACCCTACGTTGAAGATGGAACGGTCATTCTGATTGGAGCGACGACGGAAAGCCCGATGTTTGAGATCAACCGAGCGCTTTTATCTCGTTCCAGACTGTTTCGGTTTGAGCCATTAACAGACGGACATATTACGAAAGCGCTACAATCCGCAATTGATGACCCTGAGCGGGGATTTGGCAATTACGAAGTTCAAGCTGAAACAGATGCCATTGAACATTTAGTCGACGTGGCGAATGGTGATGCACGTACTGCCCTCAATGCGTTAGAGCTTGCTGTGCTGACAACGAACCCTGATGAAAATGGCGTACTTAATATAACACTTGAAATTGCTGAAGAGTCGATTCAGCAACGGGTTTTACAATATGATAAAAAGGGAGACAACCATTACGATACAATCTCTGCCTTCATAAAAAGCATCCGCGGGTCAGATCCTGATGCTACGTTATATTGGCTCGCCAAAATGATCTATGCAGGGGAGGACCCCCGCTTTATCGCGAGAAGATTGTATGTCCACGCTGCAGAGGATGTCGGTCTTGCTGATCCAAACGCACTTTTGATTGCACAAGCAGCAGCCCATGCCGTTGATTTTATCGGAATGCCTGAAGCACGCATCCCATTAGCTGAGGCTGCCTTGTATCTTGCGACTGCACCAAAGAGCAATGCGGTCATCACAGCGATTGATAGCGCGTTGCAAACAGTGAAAAACGAGAAAATCGGACAAGTTCCCGTGCATTTGCGAGATGCTCATTATACTGGTGCAAAGGAACTGGGCTCTGGAGCAGGCTATAAATATCCGCACGATTTTCAGGACGGTTTCGTTCCCCAGCAATATTTACCGGATCATTTGCTCCACAAAAAGTTCTTTCATCCGACAGAACGTGGATATGAAAAATCTGTATCAAGAAGACTTGATTATTTTGAAGAACGGATACGAAAGGGCAAATAA
- a CDS encoding RNA polymerase subunit sigma-70 gives MRKSLKTEALNNRASSLFGMDFHQFIEKEHMMTNYELAEEFGVTLEAVKKLKHQIKR, from the coding sequence ATGAGAAAGAGTCTAAAAACGGAAGCATTGAACAATCGGGCATCTTCATTGTTCGGGATGGATTTTCATCAATTCATCGAAAAAGAACATATGATGACGAACTATGAGCTTGCTGAGGAATTTGGCGTTACTCTTGAGGCTGTTAAGAAGTTGAAGCATCAAATTAAACGCTGA